The Acinetobacter defluvii genome includes a region encoding these proteins:
- a CDS encoding acyl-CoA dehydrogenase — MLWLSLVIAILLQIISLWTVFFFAFPRTLGAVTVIFMGIATAFLNPWSLLLGVPLILISLIVLISPLRMALISKPAYKILANAMPSMSTTEREALDAGTSWWEKELFMGAPDWKKLNDYPYPTLSTEEQSFLDNEVEQLCAMLDEWEIHQQQDLSAEAWHFIQDNGFFGLIIPKSYGGREFTPFAQSRIMSKIASKSLTAAVTCMVPNSLGPGELLLNYGTDEQKDRYLPGLAAGTEIPCFGLTSPEAGSDAGAIPDTGIVCYGEFEGQQVLGLKMNFSKRWITLAPVATVIGLAFKLYDPEGLLGDENKIEYGITCALIPASHEGVRVGPRHHPGGSPFMNGTVEGKDVFIPINWIIGGPKNAGKGWRMLMECLGVGRGISLPALSTAAGEMSYLSVGAFAKVRQQFKLSVGKFEGVQEVMSDMASDTYMLEAFRYLVTCGLNQGGKPAVMTAMAKYYATETMRKVVNHGMDVVGGRAIQQGPRNFLANMYQAIPISITVEGANILSRSLMIFGQGSMRCHPYLFEELQLLQAEDKSTALKTFNEMLYQHLGYTFNRAARSFTYGYIGASNAAPDSADEFTRPYYKILNRFSANFALTADMCLGLLAGDIKRKEMLSGRLADIHAQMFISTAILKFYEQSNRSEQEQLHAKLALNKALLAAQEAFLGLFDNFPKAFPAKLVKWMCFPFGRPIQAVSDQLKQTVAAQMLEENPFRDVLKQHVHYSLDPNSAFGRMEITFQMLLDIEQLWDKFKKAESKGQFTGLSFEEHIQNALETGFINAEQAEKLTTYNAMRYDSMLTDIFDESLQQVLPLENPHIAPAITAQQSEVDEHIVLT, encoded by the coding sequence ATGCTATGGCTCAGCCTTGTTATCGCAATTCTTTTACAAATTATAAGTTTATGGACAGTTTTCTTTTTTGCCTTTCCGCGTACGCTAGGCGCCGTGACTGTCATTTTCATGGGTATCGCAACTGCATTTTTAAACCCGTGGTCACTGCTACTTGGTGTGCCACTCATACTGATCAGTTTGATTGTGCTGATCTCACCCTTACGAATGGCTTTAATTTCAAAACCTGCCTATAAAATATTGGCAAATGCTATGCCAAGTATGAGTACCACTGAACGTGAAGCACTAGATGCAGGCACCAGTTGGTGGGAAAAAGAGTTATTTATGGGGGCACCCGATTGGAAAAAATTGAATGATTACCCCTATCCAACATTATCGACGGAAGAACAATCTTTTTTAGACAATGAAGTAGAACAATTGTGCGCAATGTTAGATGAATGGGAAATTCATCAACAACAAGATTTATCTGCTGAAGCATGGCACTTTATCCAAGACAACGGTTTCTTTGGTTTAATCATTCCAAAATCTTATGGTGGACGTGAATTTACCCCTTTTGCACAAAGTCGCATCATGAGCAAGATTGCCTCCAAATCTTTAACTGCGGCAGTGACCTGTATGGTGCCAAATTCACTTGGACCAGGTGAATTATTATTAAATTATGGAACAGATGAACAAAAAGACCGTTACCTACCTGGTTTAGCCGCAGGTACTGAAATTCCATGTTTTGGTTTAACCAGTCCTGAAGCAGGTTCAGATGCAGGTGCAATTCCAGATACTGGTATCGTCTGTTACGGAGAGTTTGAAGGTCAGCAAGTGCTTGGCTTGAAAATGAACTTTTCTAAACGCTGGATTACCTTAGCACCTGTTGCCACTGTAATTGGTTTGGCATTTAAACTTTATGATCCTGAAGGATTATTGGGCGATGAAAATAAAATAGAATATGGCATTACTTGCGCCTTAATTCCAGCATCCCATGAAGGTGTACGTGTTGGTCCTCGTCACCACCCTGGCGGCTCACCATTTATGAATGGTACCGTGGAAGGAAAAGATGTATTTATTCCAATCAACTGGATCATTGGTGGACCTAAAAACGCAGGTAAAGGCTGGCGTATGCTGATGGAATGTTTAGGTGTAGGACGTGGCATTTCACTGCCTGCCCTGTCTACAGCAGCTGGTGAAATGAGCTATTTGTCTGTTGGTGCTTTTGCTAAAGTTCGCCAACAATTCAAACTGTCTGTGGGTAAATTCGAAGGTGTGCAAGAAGTCATGAGTGACATGGCGAGTGACACCTATATGCTTGAGGCATTTCGTTATTTGGTCACCTGTGGCTTAAATCAGGGCGGTAAACCTGCCGTCATGACCGCAATGGCAAAATACTATGCCACAGAAACCATGCGTAAAGTTGTCAATCATGGCATGGATGTGGTGGGTGGTCGTGCCATCCAACAAGGACCTCGTAATTTCCTTGCGAATATGTATCAAGCAATTCCTATTTCGATCACGGTGGAGGGGGCAAATATTCTCAGTCGTTCACTGATGATTTTTGGTCAAGGTTCAATGCGTTGCCATCCTTATCTATTTGAAGAATTACAATTGTTGCAAGCAGAAGATAAAAGTACTGCCTTAAAAACTTTTAACGAAATGTTGTATCAACATTTAGGCTATACTTTTAATCGTGCTGCACGTTCATTTACCTATGGTTATATTGGTGCATCAAATGCAGCCCCTGATTCTGCCGATGAATTTACTCGTCCTTATTATAAAATTTTAAATCGTTTCAGTGCCAATTTTGCCCTCACCGCAGACATGTGTTTAGGCCTGTTAGCAGGTGATATTAAACGTAAAGAAATGCTATCAGGACGTTTAGCAGATATTCATGCACAAATGTTTATTAGCACCGCCATTTTAAAATTTTATGAGCAAAGCAATCGTTCTGAACAAGAGCAGCTGCATGCAAAACTGGCATTAAATAAAGCCTTACTTGCAGCGCAAGAAGCATTTTTGGGCTTATTTGATAATTTTCCAAAAGCTTTCCCAGCAAAATTAGTGAAATGGATGTGCTTTCCTTTTGGTCGTCCAATTCAAGCTGTAAGCGATCAGCTTAAACAAACCGTAGCAGCACAAATGCTTGAGGAAAATCCTTTCCGAGATGTACTGAAACAGCATGTACATTATTCACTTGATCCAAACAGTGCATTCGGACGTATGGAAATCACTTTCCAAATGTTATTGGACATTGAACAACTTTGGGATAAATTCAAAAAAGCGGAATCTAAAGGACAATTTACGGGTTTAAGTTTTGAGGAACACATTCAAAATGCACTTGAAACAGGATTTATCAATGCTGAACAAGCGGAAAAATTAACAACTTATAACGCGATGCGTTATGACAGTATGCTCACCGACATTTTTGATGAATCTTTACAACAGGTTTTACCCTTAGAAAATCCGCACATTGCCCCAGCGATCACCGCACAACAAAGTGAAGTTGATGAACATATTGTGTTGACTTAA
- a CDS encoding carboxymuconolactone decarboxylase family protein has product MSQQDYENGLKVRTEVMGESFVKRAQDNTVPFTQPLQDWINEHAWGSTWQREGVLPRKYRSLITIAFLTAQKSPTELKGHVRGALNNGATVEEIQEVLLHSLPYCGAPATQEAFRAALEVINEYQKTE; this is encoded by the coding sequence ATGTCACAACAAGACTATGAAAATGGTTTAAAAGTTCGTACCGAAGTGATGGGCGAAAGTTTTGTAAAGCGCGCACAAGACAATACCGTACCATTCACCCAACCCTTACAAGACTGGATCAATGAACATGCTTGGGGCTCAACTTGGCAACGTGAAGGTGTTTTACCGCGTAAGTATCGTTCTCTCATTACCATTGCTTTTTTAACTGCTCAAAAAAGCCCGACTGAGCTCAAAGGTCATGTTCGTGGCGCATTAAACAATGGCGCAACGGTTGAGGAAATCCAAGAAGTTTTACTACACAGCTTGCCATATTGCGGCGCACCAGCCACTCAAGAAGCATTTCGTGCTGCACTCGAAGTCATTAATGAATATCAAAAAACAGAATAA
- a CDS encoding adenylate/guanylate cyclase domain-containing protein: MPLERMFDKQPKQFEIFQRLMGYIMIAVMLLIYYFTSPNAHNQLYVPIFILFIFLISPRLSRWLEYQYGSVVRKSVYFLIDIVVIATALAAVHLSLVITFILLFVAIYLAVNHKISMMIGSLALLISIFVFYFNIIFIFGFDDYFQQTSIELTVLSFMGLIIFINISNYYQKRRMKRVDLQRQNYFNEMNRYIQLSNQLSRYAPLQLWQSIMRGETEAKLEYKRKKITVFFSDIQGFTELSETLIPDDLAFVLNDYLSHMTEIAKQYGATIDKFMGDAILIFFGDPESQGVEQDAKNCLDMALAMRQQMKFLRARWEKMGYAPLHIRMGISTGYCHVGNYGAVHRMTYTIVGRDANLAARLQSAAEIDEILISDDTYKLVKSCYLCAPKEPMELKGIQDAVKTWQVMEKYSNIQNENEQWFDYEYKGFHLVLDMQEVQNFEYIELINVLESMIKRIQAQEQLTNTHGVAKLRLEDEVISFEKTLDLSDEK, translated from the coding sequence TTGCCATTAGAACGTATGTTTGATAAGCAACCTAAGCAATTTGAAATATTTCAGCGTTTGATGGGATATATCATGATTGCGGTGATGTTGCTGATTTATTACTTCACTTCTCCCAATGCACATAATCAGCTTTATGTGCCGATCTTTATTCTTTTTATTTTTCTCATTAGTCCTCGCTTGTCACGTTGGCTAGAATATCAATATGGTTCTGTGGTTCGCAAAAGTGTCTATTTCCTGATTGATATTGTGGTCATTGCAACCGCTTTAGCTGCTGTCCATCTCAGCCTTGTCATTACCTTTATTTTATTATTTGTTGCGATTTATTTGGCAGTAAATCATAAAATTTCGATGATGATTGGTTCGTTAGCGCTTTTAATCAGTATTTTTGTTTTTTATTTTAATATTATTTTTATCTTTGGTTTTGATGATTATTTTCAGCAAACTTCTATAGAACTGACTGTGCTAAGTTTTATGGGATTGATTATTTTTATTAATATTTCAAATTATTATCAAAAAAGAAGAATGAAGCGAGTCGATTTACAGCGTCAAAATTATTTTAATGAAATGAATCGATATATTCAGCTTTCTAATCAACTGAGTCGCTATGCGCCATTACAATTATGGCAATCTATCATGCGTGGTGAAACTGAGGCAAAGTTAGAATATAAACGTAAAAAAATAACAGTATTTTTTTCAGATATTCAAGGTTTTACAGAGCTTTCTGAAACTTTAATTCCCGATGATTTGGCTTTTGTATTAAATGATTATTTGAGTCATATGACAGAAATTGCCAAGCAATATGGTGCAACCATTGATAAGTTTATGGGGGATGCTATTTTAATCTTCTTTGGCGATCCTGAATCACAGGGCGTAGAACAAGATGCAAAAAACTGTTTAGATATGGCACTGGCAATGCGTCAGCAAATGAAATTTTTGCGAGCACGATGGGAAAAAATGGGCTATGCACCGCTACATATTCGTATGGGAATTAGTACGGGGTATTGCCACGTAGGCAACTATGGTGCAGTGCATCGTATGACTTACACCATTGTTGGGCGTGATGCAAATTTAGCAGCACGTTTACAAAGTGCTGCTGAAATTGATGAGATTTTAATTTCAGATGATACTTATAAATTAGTAAAAAGTTGTTATTTATGTGCACCTAAAGAGCCGATGGAGTTAAAAGGTATTCAAGATGCTGTGAAAACTTGGCAAGTTATGGAAAAATATTCAAATATTCAGAATGAAAATGAGCAATGGTTTGACTACGAGTACAAAGGTTTTCATTTAGTTTTGGATATGCAGGAAGTTCAAAATTTTGAATATATTGAATTAATTAATGTATTAGAAAGTATGATTAAGCGTATTCAAGCTCAAGAGCAGTTGACCAATACGCATGGGGTTGCAAAGTTAAGATTAGAGGATGAAGTGATATCTTTCGAAAAAACTTTAGATTTGAGTGATGAGAAATAA
- a CDS encoding HIT domain-containing protein: MFSLHPQLAQDTFFVGDFPLSTCRLMNDMQFPWLILIPRVPGITELYELSQADQEQFLRESSWLSSQLSRVFRADKMNVAALGNMVPQLHFHHVVRYQNDTAWPKPVFGLPAVPYSNEVLAHMRQTLMLALRGQGDMPFDWRMD; the protein is encoded by the coding sequence ATGTTTAGTTTGCATCCCCAACTTGCTCAAGATACGTTTTTTGTCGGCGATTTTCCGCTTTCTACATGTCGTTTAATGAATGATATGCAATTTCCTTGGCTCATTCTCATCCCTCGTGTGCCAGGGATTACTGAGCTCTATGAACTCAGCCAAGCCGATCAAGAACAGTTTTTACGTGAATCAAGCTGGCTCTCAAGCCAACTTTCTCGTGTATTCCGTGCAGATAAAATGAATGTCGCTGCTTTAGGAAATATGGTGCCACAATTACATTTTCATCATGTGGTGCGTTATCAAAATGATACAGCGTGGCCAAAACCAGTATTTGGTTTACCCGCAGTGCCTTATTCAAATGAAGTTTTAGCACATATGCGTCAAACTTTGATGCTTGCGCTTCGTGGTCAAGGGGATATGCCATTTGACTGGCGCATGGACTAA
- the mfd gene encoding transcription-repair coupling factor — protein MFKQEISDLHLKQLKAGEKRWIGSMLGSSAALLFKEISEQSEQLFVLVARNNQHVGQLESELEFYGIKPTIFPDWEILPYDRLSPHQDIISERLSILSNMPTKGILLVSATTLAQRVAPTSWVLGEHFDIKVGQKFDLEQQKMRLIQAGYHLVDTVYDHGEFAVRGSIMDIYASGQNAPIRIDLFDDEIDSLKFFDPETQRTTTKLDNFTVLPAKEFPLKEARSTFRDRYAESFPTANPKKNPIYADVLDGIASAGLDFYFPLFFSKEAMQGQSSLTAYLPEHCIVITDTHLDEGLTHFWKDVMRRYEDRRHNVDQPLLPPEELFIQPNQLFEYLNHFPRIIASTEKIELKAGALNLSAELPPRLPVDPKQERPFSAVKTYIDEANHPVLLVAESAGRRETLKDALRPSLGEIPVVENFSEFQSSNFSVAITHAPLDRGLVVTDSLSVISENQLYEHRVVQRRRKRQQEVSEEFLIKSLTELNIGAPVVHIDHGVGRYAGLVTLNIDEQDYEFLQLNYADEAKVYVPVTHLHLISRFSGGDPDLAPLHKLGTDAWNKAKRKALEQIHDVAAELLHIQARRQSKPGISFELEQSAYMQFSSGFAYEETLDQANAIEATLHDMQLAKPMDRLVCGDVGFGKTEVAMRAAFVAVQNDKQVAVLVPTTLLAQQHYESFKDRFADWPIRIEVLSRFGTSKTHTKTIEDLAEGKVDIVIGTHKILQENVQFKNLGLMIVDEEHRFGVRDKERIKAMRADVDMLTLTATPIPRTLNMAFSGMRDLSIIATPPARRLAVKTFVNEQTNETMKEAILRELLRGGQVYILHNEVETIERAAENIRNLVPEARVAVAHGQMRERELEQVMQQFYHKEYNVLVCSTIIETGIDVPNANTIIIERADKLGLAQLHQLRGRVGRSHHQAYAYLMVPSIKGLKGDAEKRLDAISRASTLGAGFMLATEDLEIRGAGELLGEQQSGSMNAIGYSLYMEMLEKATKAIQQGKTPNFDAPLSLTSEITLHMPALIPDDYLGDVHQRLMFYKRISNTDTQEKLDNIRMELIDRFGVPPIAVKQLFSVHQIRIQAEQLGITKIDIGANGGSIEFSPDTPVQAITIIQLMQKQPTYYRMEGGQKLKVMVMLEENDKRIQFILDLLNKLLADLK, from the coding sequence ATGTTTAAACAAGAAATTTCTGATCTTCATTTAAAACAACTCAAAGCAGGTGAAAAACGTTGGATCGGCTCCATGCTCGGTTCTTCGGCTGCACTATTATTCAAAGAAATTTCAGAGCAATCTGAGCAGCTATTTGTATTGGTGGCTCGAAATAATCAGCATGTGGGGCAGCTTGAAAGTGAACTTGAGTTTTATGGCATAAAACCGACCATTTTTCCTGACTGGGAAATCTTACCTTATGATCGTTTATCCCCCCATCAAGATATCATTTCAGAACGGCTTTCAATCCTTTCAAATATGCCAACTAAAGGCATATTACTTGTTTCAGCGACAACTTTGGCACAACGTGTTGCACCTACATCATGGGTTCTAGGTGAGCATTTTGATATTAAAGTTGGACAAAAATTTGACTTAGAACAACAAAAAATGCGTTTGATTCAAGCAGGTTATCACTTGGTCGATACTGTTTATGATCATGGTGAGTTTGCGGTACGTGGCAGTATTATGGATATTTATGCCTCTGGGCAAAATGCTCCGATTCGCATAGATTTATTTGATGATGAAATTGATAGTTTAAAATTTTTCGATCCTGAAACGCAAAGAACTACCACCAAACTAGACAACTTTACAGTATTGCCTGCTAAAGAATTTCCACTGAAAGAAGCACGTTCGACATTCCGTGATCGTTATGCAGAGAGTTTTCCAACGGCAAATCCAAAGAAAAACCCGATTTATGCTGATGTACTTGATGGGATTGCTTCAGCAGGATTAGACTTTTATTTCCCATTATTTTTTAGTAAAGAGGCGATGCAAGGTCAAAGTAGTCTGACAGCGTACTTACCTGAGCATTGCATTGTCATTACAGATACACATTTGGATGAAGGTTTAACTCATTTTTGGAAAGATGTGATGCGTCGCTATGAAGATCGTCGTCACAATGTGGATCAGCCTTTATTGCCGCCTGAAGAACTGTTTATCCAACCAAATCAGTTGTTTGAATATTTAAATCATTTCCCAAGAATTATTGCTTCCACTGAAAAGATTGAGTTAAAAGCGGGTGCACTTAACTTATCAGCAGAATTACCGCCTCGTTTGCCTGTCGATCCAAAACAAGAGCGCCCCTTCAGTGCTGTTAAAACTTATATTGATGAAGCCAATCATCCTGTATTACTGGTGGCTGAAAGTGCGGGTCGTCGTGAAACCTTAAAAGATGCCTTGCGTCCAAGTTTGGGTGAAATTCCAGTTGTAGAAAACTTTAGCGAATTTCAAAGCTCAAATTTTTCAGTTGCGATTACCCATGCGCCTTTAGATCGTGGTTTGGTAGTCACAGATAGTTTGTCGGTTATTTCTGAAAATCAATTGTATGAACATCGTGTGGTACAGCGTCGTCGTAAACGTCAACAAGAAGTTTCTGAAGAATTTTTAATTAAAAGTTTAACGGAACTGAATATCGGTGCGCCTGTGGTGCATATTGATCATGGTGTGGGGCGTTATGCAGGTTTGGTTACCTTAAACATTGACGAGCAAGATTATGAGTTTTTACAGCTCAATTATGCAGATGAAGCAAAAGTTTATGTGCCTGTGACGCATTTACATTTGATTAGTCGTTTTAGTGGTGGTGATCCTGATCTTGCGCCTTTACATAAGCTCGGTACCGATGCTTGGAATAAAGCCAAACGCAAAGCACTTGAGCAAATCCATGATGTTGCAGCCGAATTATTGCATATACAGGCACGTCGTCAGTCTAAGCCTGGTATTAGTTTTGAGCTTGAACAAAGTGCTTATATGCAATTTTCAAGTGGTTTTGCTTATGAAGAAACGCTTGATCAAGCCAATGCGATTGAGGCGACTTTGCATGATATGCAACTTGCTAAACCGATGGATCGTTTGGTCTGTGGTGATGTGGGTTTCGGTAAAACAGAAGTGGCGATGCGGGCAGCATTTGTTGCAGTACAAAATGATAAGCAAGTTGCAGTGCTTGTACCGACTACACTTTTAGCACAACAACATTATGAATCATTTAAAGATCGTTTTGCCGATTGGCCAATTCGTATTGAGGTTTTATCACGTTTCGGAACGAGCAAAACTCATACCAAAACCATTGAAGATTTAGCGGAAGGTAAAGTAGACATTGTCATCGGCACGCATAAGATTTTGCAAGAAAATGTGCAATTTAAAAACTTAGGTTTGATGATTGTTGATGAAGAACATCGTTTTGGTGTGCGTGACAAAGAACGTATTAAAGCCATGCGTGCGGATGTGGATATGTTGACGCTGACAGCGACTCCGATTCCACGAACATTGAATATGGCATTTTCAGGCATGCGTGATCTATCCATTATTGCCACGCCACCTGCACGCCGTTTAGCTGTCAAAACCTTTGTCAATGAACAAACTAACGAAACCATGAAAGAGGCGATTCTGCGTGAATTGTTACGTGGTGGTCAGGTGTATATCCTACATAATGAAGTTGAAACCATTGAACGTGCCGCTGAAAATATTCGCAATCTTGTACCTGAGGCACGTGTTGCGGTAGCACATGGGCAAATGCGTGAACGTGAACTTGAACAAGTCATGCAGCAGTTTTATCACAAAGAATATAATGTTCTTGTCTGTTCAACCATTATTGAAACAGGCATTGATGTGCCGAATGCCAATACGATTATCATTGAACGTGCTGATAAACTAGGGCTTGCACAACTACATCAACTTCGTGGACGGGTGGGGCGTTCACATCACCAAGCCTATGCTTATTTGATGGTACCGTCGATCAAAGGTTTAAAAGGTGATGCAGAAAAACGTCTTGATGCGATTTCACGTGCATCGACTCTGGGTGCAGGCTTTATGTTGGCAACTGAAGACTTGGAAATTCGTGGTGCAGGTGAATTACTCGGTGAACAGCAAAGTGGTTCAATGAATGCGATTGGTTATAGCTTGTATATGGAAATGTTGGAAAAAGCCACCAAAGCTATTCAACAAGGCAAGACCCCGAACTTCGATGCACCATTGTCTTTAACTTCGGAAATTACTTTGCATATGCCAGCATTGATTCCAGATGATTATTTGGGAGATGTACATCAACGTTTGATGTTCTATAAGCGGATCAGCAATACCGATACCCAAGAAAAGCTCGATAATATTCGTATGGAGCTGATTGATCGCTTTGGTGTACCGCCGATTGCAGTCAAACAATTGTTTAGTGTGCATCAGATTCGTATTCAAGCCGAACAGTTAGGCATTACTAAAATTGATATTGGTGCAAATGGTGGTTCTATTGAGTTCTCACCAGACACACCAGTGCAAGCCATAACCATTATCCAACTCATGCAAAAGCAACCTACTTACTATCGTATGGAAGGGGGGCAAAAACTCAAAGTGATGGTGATGCTTGAGGAAAATGACAAACGTATTCAGTTTATTTTAGACTTACTGAATAAGCTTCTCGCTGACTTAAAATAG
- a CDS encoding Dyp-type peroxidase — MANTRIQPVMSRPGENALFIVLGLNPSEDAISTVLDFAANFSALTRSLTGRYPEAQFNAILGFSSNAWDRLFPHQVKPKELETFKEIKGPKYTAVSTEGDLFFHIRADRQALCFELGSIIQQQLQQATYSIDEVHGFRYFDGRAIIGFVDGTENPEPEIAAEYALVGDEDAQFRGGSYAFIQKYTHDMQKWRALSDEEQEKVIGRKKFNDVELSDEVKPLTAHNVVSKAHDEQGNELKIMRANMPFSNPSKNEYGTFFIGYARKFSVTRQMLEHMFQGDAAGNLDRLLDFSTAQTGTLFFVPTVDFLDDLGDE; from the coding sequence ATGGCGAACACTCGAATTCAACCGGTTATGAGTCGTCCTGGTGAAAATGCGCTATTCATCGTTTTAGGTTTAAATCCAAGTGAAGATGCGATCAGTACAGTGCTCGATTTTGCAGCAAATTTTTCGGCTTTAACACGTAGTTTAACGGGGCGTTATCCAGAAGCACAGTTCAACGCAATTTTAGGTTTTAGCTCAAATGCATGGGATCGTTTATTTCCACATCAAGTAAAACCTAAAGAATTAGAAACATTTAAAGAAATTAAAGGTCCAAAATATACGGCAGTTTCAACTGAAGGGGATTTATTTTTCCATATACGGGCTGATCGTCAGGCTTTGTGCTTTGAGTTAGGCAGTATTATTCAACAACAACTGCAACAGGCGACTTATTCAATCGATGAAGTGCATGGCTTTCGCTATTTTGATGGGCGTGCCATCATCGGTTTTGTGGATGGTACAGAAAATCCTGAGCCTGAAATTGCCGCAGAATACGCTTTAGTCGGGGATGAAGATGCTCAGTTTAGAGGTGGAAGTTATGCCTTTATTCAAAAATATACCCATGACATGCAAAAATGGCGTGCTTTAAGTGATGAAGAACAAGAAAAAGTCATAGGACGTAAAAAGTTTAATGATGTAGAGCTCAGTGATGAGGTAAAACCACTTACCGCACATAATGTAGTGAGTAAGGCACATGATGAACAGGGCAATGAGTTAAAAATCATGCGTGCCAATATGCCATTTTCAAATCCTTCTAAAAATGAATATGGAACATTCTTTATTGGTTACGCACGAAAATTTAGTGTGACTCGTCAGATGCTTGAACATATGTTCCAAGGTGATGCTGCTGGAAATTTAGATCGCCTGCTTGATTTTAGTACAGCACAAACAGGGACTTTATTCTTTGTCCCTACGGTTGATTTCCTTGATGATTTGGGAGATGAGTAA
- a CDS encoding glutathione S-transferase N-terminal domain-containing protein — MVHHQIKVAQALISAITEGGRGANGTPFPNQPEKALKLYEFEGSPFCRRVREVMTLLNLDYEVYPCPKGGTKYRAIAKEQGGKAQFPFLIDENTGEKLYESQDIINHLFKNYGKNGKTPKRYARYPKLPIVAFAGTLINGARGVWVDKKIVNREAPKQLLELWGFEASPYTRVVRGVLTELELPFVFHNVAKERWQDQGPSFLRLKPGKYVPLKEGKRSKVVDVMGRHKKDIQVPYLVDPNTGAQLFESEAIVDYLQKKYGA, encoded by the coding sequence ATGGTGCATCATCAGATAAAAGTTGCTCAAGCATTGATTTCAGCAATTACAGAGGGTGGGCGTGGCGCAAACGGTACGCCATTTCCTAATCAGCCTGAAAAAGCGTTAAAGTTATATGAATTTGAGGGGTCACCATTTTGTCGTCGTGTTCGGGAAGTGATGACATTATTGAATTTGGACTATGAGGTTTATCCATGTCCAAAAGGTGGCACAAAGTACCGTGCAATTGCCAAAGAGCAAGGTGGAAAAGCCCAGTTTCCGTTTTTAATTGATGAAAATACAGGTGAAAAGCTGTATGAATCTCAAGATATTATTAATCACTTATTTAAAAATTATGGTAAAAATGGCAAAACACCGAAAAGATATGCTCGTTATCCCAAATTGCCTATTGTGGCATTTGCAGGGACATTGATAAATGGTGCACGCGGTGTTTGGGTTGATAAAAAAATTGTCAATCGTGAAGCGCCTAAACAACTTTTAGAGTTATGGGGTTTTGAGGCGAGTCCATATACCCGTGTGGTGCGTGGCGTTTTAACTGAGCTAGAACTGCCTTTTGTTTTTCATAATGTGGCAAAAGAGCGTTGGCAAGATCAGGGTCCTTCATTTTTGCGTTTGAAACCTGGTAAATATGTACCCTTAAAAGAGGGTAAACGTTCAAAAGTTGTGGATGTTATGGGGCGTCATAAAAAAGACATTCAAGTGCCATACTTGGTTGATCCAAATACAGGTGCTCAATTATTTGAGTCTGAAGCAATTGTTGATTATTTACAAAAAAAATATGGTGCTTAA
- the rraA gene encoding ribonuclease E activity regulator RraA: MTSPAFVTCDLLDDHPEKDIQTLIPSLDGRFFKSYGARKSFGGQIVTVKCFEDNSRVKELLATDGTGKVLVVDGGASMRCALMGDMIAESAVKNHWNGVVIYGCVRDVDAIAELDLGIHALASIPQKSNRKGIGEVDVPLYFGSVTFNSGDFIYADNNGIVVAKEKLVDL, encoded by the coding sequence TTGACTTCACCCGCTTTTGTAACTTGCGATTTACTGGATGATCATCCTGAAAAAGACATTCAAACTTTAATTCCTTCTTTAGATGGTCGTTTCTTTAAAAGTTATGGTGCACGCAAAAGTTTTGGCGGTCAAATCGTGACCGTAAAATGCTTTGAGGATAACTCTCGTGTTAAAGAATTATTAGCGACGGATGGCACAGGTAAAGTTTTGGTGGTCGATGGTGGGGCTTCTATGCGGTGTGCCTTGATGGGCGATATGATTGCTGAATCTGCTGTCAAAAATCACTGGAATGGTGTTGTTATTTACGGTTGTGTACGTGATGTGGATGCAATTGCTGAACTTGACCTTGGCATACATGCATTGGCTTCAATTCCACAAAAAAGTAACCGTAAGGGCATAGGCGAAGTCGATGTTCCTTTGTATTTTGGTAGCGTAACTTTCAATTCTGGCGATTTTATCTATGCAGATAACAATGGAATTGTGGTTGCCAAAGAAAAATTAGTTGATCTTTAA